In the Dermochelys coriacea isolate rDerCor1 chromosome 23, rDerCor1.pri.v4, whole genome shotgun sequence genome, agctccagccaccgctactgccccggccctttaaatccccgccggaaCCCTGCTGCCGAAGTCCTGGGGTAGAGGCGGTGGTTCAAGGGTTTTTTCAAAAGATTAGGCACATTGTATATTTTTACAGTTCTTGGTAATAGCAACACATTAGTTACAAAAATTACcattagcaacaacaacaaattcaTTGCAAGTATCCATCTACAATCATGTTTGTCTTGCCACACCTTTGGCTCAATACCGTTAGGGTTTGGGCCTTTTAGGGTTAATGCGTGGCTTTCTTTTGCAAAATTAAggtctctcctttcctccttctcctgaAGGATCAAACCCTGACTTCTCTTGCTTAAGAGAATTCACTGACTGATTGGGTGTGCTCTCTTTGCTAACATTTATTAGCAagtatcaaggttccttccccactctagggtacagatgtggggacctgcatgaaaaccccttaagcttatttttaccagcttaggttaaaacttccccaaggtaaaaactattttcttttttcccttggactttattgctgccaccaccaagcgtctaacagatatataaccaggaaagagcccgcgtggaaacgtctttccccccaaaatcatccccaaaccctacaccccctttcctcggcaaggcttgataaaaatcttcactaatttgcataggtgaacacggaaccaaaccctgggatcttaagaacaatgaaaaagcattcagtttcttaaaagattcttttactttttttcttcaattaaaattcttcacctctgtaaaatcaggatggtaaataccttacagggtaatcagattcaaaacatagagaatccctctaggcaaaaccttaagttacaaaaagacacaaaaataggaatctacattccattcagcacagcttattttatcagccatttaaacaaacagaatctaacgcatctctaactagatacttactaagttctaatgacaggtttcagagtagcagccgtgttagtctgtattcgcaaaaagaaaggagtacttgtggcaccttagagactaacaaatgtattagagcataagttttcgtgagctacagctccgatgaagtgagctgtagctcacgaaaacttatgctctaataaatttgttagtctctaaggtgccacaagtactccttttctttttactaagttctaagactccattcctgttctgtccccagcaaaagcatcatacaggcagaccctttgtttctccccccctccagctttgaaagtgtcttgtctcaTCATTCGCcattgtggtcagatgccagcgaggttatccgagcctcttaaccttttacaggtgaaagggttttgcctctggccaggagggattttaaaggtgtttacccttccctttatatttatgacaacatcaTATGTTGACGTGGGTACTggctggaggcctgaggctgggcacTTTAAGGAAACTgcgttgtttggacttctgagtgaTCAGGGAGGtgatacagaagctgttttgtgctggcttgggaAATCTAAATCTTGGAATATCCATCAGCTTGTGGGGTTTGTCCGCCccgttctgtttgcagttcaccctgacggagtgacctcagctggctcccaccgGGACCACCGCTACAGAGGAGAAGGGGTGACTGTGTGGGGAGAACACTGAggggacaaaaaagaaaatgggggACCCTGAGGCTGAGGGGGCTGGAATTGGGGGgaggctgagcagggggcagTGACAGGGGAAACTGCTGGGGGTAGAAATGGCAGCCCAGAGGGCACTCAGGGGATgctgccttcccctcctcctcagaCCCTCCAAcaatcctgcccccccagctctgaccTTCTGTGGGGGAAGCCTGTCTGCCCTCAAACTCctgtcccccatcccagcccctctgccctcAACCCCCCTCCCAACACCTTCAACCTACTTCCCTCAAACTCCTGGCTCCCCCGCATCTGGCTCCCCACAAACACCGGCCATGGAGGGGCCCAGAAGAGCCGGAGGCTAAATCACTCTGTGTCCTGTTGTGTTCATGGAGATGCAATAAAGAGCCAAGGTGCAAACATGCCTCAGACCCTGCCCCACACTGAACAGGAATAAacatgggctgggggcagggtctgtcacAGCCTGCTCAACTCCAcggcaaacctcccattgacccCTGGGACCGGCTGTGACAGACCCAGTGGAGCAGGAACCAGGGGAGCCGTGGCAGGCACCGTGTGAAACAAGGGGTTTGTTCCAGCCCCGACCCCATTCGCTGGAGTGAGTCTCTAGCTGGAAAATCCCCTGGGTTTGGGCGTCTCCCTGCTGGCCCCAGACACGCTAGTGACtgtcctgggggggcagaggagctggcagagctgggctggagtcGGCGTAGCCACggctgctgttaaagtctgacCTGGTTTCCTCCCGGGTTGGGGGTTCAGCCGGGGGAGGGGCAATGGCATCGGGGTCCCTCTCTCCAGCCGCTCTGCTCAGGATGTCTCCGCGGGGGGCCCAGGAGACGGGGGGTGGCAGCCAGGAGGATGAAGcgagtctctttctttaaggccCCCAAAGGGTGGTGGACGGCACAGCCCATCCCCGCAATATTTTATCCACCAATGAAACCTCGTTTCCGACACCCCAATTTTGGGTCACAGGTTTCTGTTCCCCCACTTCTTCCATGTCCCAGGCAGGCTCCTAACCCAGCCCTCGAGTTATATCCAGCAGCCGGGTAAGGGGAACACCTGGAAAATGGGAGAAGCGATCCCATCTGCCCTAGGTGTGACACAGAGTGCCATCGCGGAGACGGGGGGCTGTGGCGTACCCGGTGGGGGGCAGTTTGTGGTTCTGTGTTTATTACAAATCTGGAGATTAACAGGATGCAAAATAACACAAACAGCCACCTTGCTGCGTCCTGTCCCTCCCCTGGTGCTGAACCCCCATGGCCCCCCAcatgtggggctgggtggggcagcACCAGTTGTCGGAGGGGTTATGGGGGGGTTATACACGTAATCCGTTCTCTGTGTGGGATGACTCCCCCCAGGATCACactatgggggtggagggagggtgcCCCCTGCATCCCAGGGGTGCTGCCCGTGGGGGCCCTGGGTCACGTTGATGGCGGCATACAGGACAGgctcggggggaggggccgggccccCCCGCTTGGCCTGCAGCTTCTGGCGGTCCAGCTCAATGTAGGTGAGTCCCTCAGTGCCAGGCTCCTGAGtcggggaggggagagagtcactgtgtgtagtgtgtgtgtatgtgtgccaACACCAACGCACACAGAGCCACACTGCACATAGCGATGTGCGCACATACAgagatttgcacacacacacacacaggtgaacTTACACCAACGTAGCACATAGATGtgtgtgctccccccacccccctgcggGAGCAGGTGTACACAGCAGCAGAACAGTCCCGACCCCTCCACCAGGGGGCAGCGACGTTCACGCACGCGCACAACTGCTCTGACACGCTCTGTCCTGTCCAGCGGTGGGCTCCTCCTCCTACCCCTCCCCCGGGGAATCCAGAGACACCCCCTCTCCCCGGACACTCCAGCCCACAGAGCTCCATGGCGCAGAGATCAGGGCAATCCTCCCCGGCCCAcgccacacctgcccccccccccggaccctccGCAAATCTCAGACAAATGCAAACATTTGGGGGGAAGGTTTGCTGGGGGGGCGGTGAGTTTGTGGGGTGCAAGGTCAGCCTCTTATTGTCAGTGTTCTgggtctctcccctcccttctgccccccgAACCCAGGAGGAGCCCTGTTGCTCATCCCTGTTGCACTTGGGGcccacaaagggccagattggTGGGGCGGTGGGTGtcttggggagtggggggcacttaCCAGGACATCCAGCTGCTTCCCTTGGCCCATAAGGTTGTCTGTGGAACAGAGACAGTCCCAATGAGGGGCTGGGTCCAGATCAGGGCCTGGGACCCAGCCACCCATCCCGCATCTCAGCCCTTTGCAGAATGGCCCACCTTCCCTCCAgcacactgggctggggcagggtcactAGCTCCATGGTGCctcaggggaaactgaggcacagagcagggtgggggaaccCCCCAGGGGACGCAGTGAGACAGGGCAGAGATGCCTCATCCCACAGCGACACACAGGCTGCACCCCACATCAGCGTGTCCTCCCCGGCTCAGGACGCAGCCCCCACCAGGGGACACCCacctctcccctcttctccccttccctcctccccatggctGCCCCCTCGGGTGTGACTTACCGACTGTGGCTGCAGCCTTGGACTCTCTAcagggacaaagagagagagatcgtaacaaacccaggagtcctgcctcccagccccctttctccaacccactagaccccagtcccctccccaagccggggagagaaccaggagtcctgtgtCCTGGAACAGGTAGATTGGGGGGAACAGAGAGGGTCTCACCTGCTCTCTCTCGGTGCTGGTCCTTTCCCTGCGGAGACAGGAAGCAGAATCGTCCATAAGTCGACCCGGATCCCCATgtaccagccctgcccctcagccccgtAGGGCAGCCAGGAcagggggctcaggagggagggatTCTCCCTCATTGCTCTGCCTGGATACCCTAGAGACAGGCTGAGACCCATCCcctgcagcacagagccccctatAGAGCCCCCTGCTCCgtgcagcacagcacccctaTACAGCCCTTGCCCCcctgcagcacagagccccctatacagcccctcaccccctgcagcacagcgccccctatacagccccccactccctgcagcacagcgccccctatgGAGTCCTCcaccccctgcagcacagcgccccctatggagccccccgctccctacagcacagcaccccctagggGGGCCAGCTCtctctgccaggggagagcgccccctgctgggccccctgctctgccccctgggtttcctggcctgtctcccatccaagccctgaccccttcccagcCCGGCTTAGCCGCGGGTTTAACCCTTCCCTCGCTGGGCCGTGCACTCACTTCCTCGGGTTCTTCTGTGGCAGAGGATgcccaggagaaggaggaggctGGCGGCCGCCGCGCTCACCCCGGCGATGACAGGGCTGCTCAGCTCCGGTGCTGCACTTGGTTCCAATCCACCTGGGAAGAAGAGCGGCTGGTTCGTTACCTGctaccccagcccctctccctcgaGGCCTCAGGGACCCACAGCAGAACACGCCATGGAGCTGGGAGGGGCAGAAGCAGAGGGGATGCTGGGTAATAGTGGTTGGGGGGGTTCACGGCCAATGGCAAAGGGTTGTCCTACGGAGAGGGCAGAGTGTGTGGCGGGGGATGAACCCCAAGCCCCATGTACCCTGTGAAGCCAGCTGGGCCCGAATCCCACAGCCCGGCCCCCTGGATCCCGCCCCTGTCCCGGGAATTTCCCtgcagcttcagctcacttctGCGTAGCAATCATGTAGGTGGGGCGATGGCAGTGGGTGGAGCTTGTGGCTGGGGAGGGTGCTTTGAGATCACTGGGAGAATTATGCCCCGCTGAAGCGATCAGCAGCAGAAAACATAATGGTGCTGTCATCGCAACAGCCATCAGTAGGTTCCAGAGTCAACAACGTGTCACTCTGAATGGATGGGTTCAAGTGTTAACACCATGTCTATCTGAATTGATGGGTGCCAGGGTTAACCCTCCACTCCACCCCGCTGGGCAGAACCCATGCGAAGGGAGAGCCCTGCTTCTGAGCCATTCCCCTGGGTTCTTTGCAGACACAGGCAGACAGATGGGATACATGGGACTGTTGTCCCCAGCTCTCTGACCCTGGTCCTTTTCTCCCAGGGGGATATGTACCGAGCTGTGCCCCACATGGGTGGCTTTGTGGTGCCGGGGGGCAGCACAGCATCCCGGTCTGTGGGGCCCCTGGGGTGCGGCTGTGCATTGAGGGGAAGCTctcctgggttctgcccccaCCAAGCTAGCATATTAAATAAGTCGATATCTGTCCCGTGATATCCCCCCAGCAATGAAATGAGTCGGGGGGGCTGTCAGCCCAGATGGGGCTTTTGCTGTGGAGATCTTCCCCCATCACACCCAAACAGCCTTTTGTGGCTCCCCCTGGGGGCGGCCGCTAGGACAGCACAAGTCTGTTTCTGGGGGAGTTGATGGCGATTTCCTGCCCCCCAGTACCTGGCCACGCACTGCCTGGCTGGGTCGGAGTCAGCACCGTTCCCAGCTGAGTCGGGTCGGTTCCCCCTGCAGGAGTAGAACCAGCATCtgtcaggggctggggcacaggggtgAGAAAGCTGGAGCCCTGGTATCTGGGGTTAGTTATACAGGGAAACAGGTGATGGGGGCTTTTCCCTGAGCTGAGGGAGAGGATGGGACCCAGGGATTCAGGCTGACTCAGCGCCCAGGGATCGCAGGAGGGGAAGATTGGCCCAGCGAGACCCTCAGCACAGATACAGCCCCTGCCTGGCTCCACAGAACTGGAACTGCAATCATTAATTACTAGTATTAATTACCAGGAGCCCCTGTCCTGGGCCCCATGTGCTCAGAGCTGTACGGACACCGGACACAGAGACGGTCCCTGCTCCACTCAGGTGCCATTCACACCTGGAGTCACTGCGGAGCAGCTCTGGGTGTGGCTGTTCCTATTTCAGAGGAGGACGCCCCTGTGTCTATAGAGCTAAAGGGGAGCTTGTCTGCCAAATGGGGCTGTATCAAACCAGGGGACGCGAATTCCAACAGCCCAGACTTGCTTTGAGATCACCAGCAGGGATTGGGAGCCACACTGGATTCATCATTTCGGGTCCAGTTTTCATGTAGACAGGGTCTTCATCAGTCTTTCTATCCCTCATCAGACGCGCTCCCATCTGTCCACCACCCTACCTTCCCACAGACCCACATTCCCACAGACCGGTGGCCACAGGTCCCCATGGATCAATCCACCATCCTCTGTGTAGAAGACGTGAACCCATCAGTTCTGTCTTCTAGGACTGTCCCCCTCCAAACGGCCTGAGTGCCCCGTGGGCATCTGATCCTGGAACCCTGTTCCCCGGGGGGTGAATTGTTCCATTTCTCCCATCCACCTTCTCCCTCCAGCTCCGTTGGggccgggtgggggaggggagagggatctggctgccagggcccagctgggTCAGTTCCCTCTGTGGGATTAAACCAGCACCCAGGCCTGGGGCGGAAAGGGGCTGAAATGGTGACTCAGTGACTGGGCCActtgccccatcacccggcataTGTTATGGTTTCAATTGTCTGGGCAGATGGGGGGGTGAATTCAGTGCTGGGGCCAGTGCTGGCTTTGCAGCCCCTTGGCCCTGACTCCTTTGTGCATCCCCAGAGCAGGGCAGCCGGGGGAGCATCCCCCTGGAAAAGGTCCCTGCTCTGCAGTTCCCCCTGGGGGCAGAGATACTCCTTCTCTTGGCCCCAAACCTCCAGCAGCTGTTGCTCCCCCCTGGCTGGGAACCTCCCAGTGACTCCGTCCCAGCTCCCCCAGCCGGGTGTCCCCTCTGCTGGGCCCAGGGTTCAGGGCAGAGCCGGCTCTGAGCATCCCATTGGGGCAGACACCCCCTGAGGGTCTAGCTGGCTGTGGCGCTGTGATAGGAGAGTGGATTCCCTTCAGTGTGGGTCCCCTAAGGACCATCGCAGAGAAAGCATCTACCCAATGGAGACTGCTCAACCCACCTCTAGCAGAAGATCTTCCCAGTAAGCTGGAAGAAGCTATATAGAGGGGAAGTGACAACATcccttggcctcactccccacacaactcAACCcctggaaacacatctggaagacaaagactttgaactggggagggtGGTCCCGGCCGGAAGGCAGTTCCTGTCTGTGTACTGAAGATCTGTGACCTGTGGGTACCAGCTACCAGGGGGAGATGCTGCTTGACTCAAATCCTGGTTAGAACTCAGACTGccagtttatttttgtttcttaagtaACTGACTCTGATCTCTACGCTTGCTAGTTATAATCACTTCAACTCCATCTCTCTGGAGTTAATAAATCTCTTTTCTATTTGATCTCAAACAGTTTGTTTCGGTTGAAGTgcctgagaaatctcagctcaggttacaaaggctggtgtgtgTCCTCTCACCATCGAGGGAGGGCCGGACTGGGTAATGAACTgacactggccaggcttctgatcAGTGCAGGATGGTACCAGGCTGGGGATCTGGGAGGGACTTGGCTGGCACGACCCTATTAATGGTTTGTGAGaggctgggagatcattcatgtaactccTATGGGTGTGTCCCTAGCTGTGGATGGCTGGGTAAATGCAGgacctgccagaggtttgtagcttgacatcagcatcacagttGCGAGGGATAccccaggttggtgggacagagggtCCAGCAGTTCCATAGACCCATCCCGGGAACCCTGTTACAGAGCGGAGATACTGAGCCGGGCCCCTCACCTGCTACCATCAGCTCCATGGGGTCGCTTGGATGCGACCAGACAGAGAGGTCCGATTTGGTGCTATATTGGCAGCTGTAGCTCCCTGTATGTCTCTGGCTCACGTTGCGGATGGTAAACTCAGCCACATCCCCTGCAGTCTTTGCCCAGCACCGTACGTCGGGGTTTCCAAGTTTATACATGAGGAACGTCACTTTCTGGCATCGACACTCACACCGGATGGTCACAGTTTGCCCCAGGGCGACTCCCCAGTGGGGGCTCAGGGAGATGGAGGGTTTGGGGTAGCTGAGCTCTGCAGTGAGAAGGAGACAGGCTGTGAGACAGACCCCGGCACAGTCACTGCGCCCCGTCCTCGCCGCACGGTCCCAGACCTGGGGCCCCTGGGAGAAAACCCAGCCAGAGGCACCTCTCCGAGATCCCAGAGATTCCTGGGAGCTATGACCAGCACTGGCTGAGCAGTGGCTAAATCCAGAGCTGAGTGACTGAGCTGGCTAAATCCAGAGCACCCTCTGTACCTGTCTATCCACTTAATGATCCCCaccagcctgggagccaggatgcctgggttctatccctggctctgggaagggagtggcatctagtggttagagctgggggggccTGGGACTCAgaggtgctgggagctgcacaggcACAATGAGAAAAAGGCCCCACCCTAAAGCCAACCCCAACTCTCTAACCAGACACAAGGTGCAGGGAGGATGATTCATACAAGGGGAAATGGAAGCACGGGGAAGTAAGTGACACCCCCAAggacccctgggggcagggatccccCCCGTGTCAGCCCTGAATCTACAGCAGCTGGGAACCCCCCTGTGACTCTGTCCCCGCTCCCCGGGCCCCTCACCTGCTACAACAATCTGCACGTAATCATGGGGATCCGGCTCCGATCTGGAGTGAGATCTACAGCTGTAGAACCCTGCATCTTCCCGTCTGGCGCTGGGGATGGTGAATTCACCCCCGTCCCCAGCAACGTCCAGCTCCTGGATTTGGATTTCACCTTTATACAGAAATAACCTCCTGGCCTCGCTCCGACACTGACAGCGGATGGTGACGGCTGTCCCTGGGACTATCACCCCGCTGGGGCTGACGGAGATggagggtctgggtgcagggagcTCTGCGTTCACACACAAACAGGAGTGAGATGGAGTGACACAAACCCCTCCCCACGTGTCATAATGCCCAGCCCCAGGGATAGTGCCAGGGCTAACAGacacctgcatccgatgaagtgagctgtagctcatgaaagtttatgctcaaataaatttgttagacacCTTACTGCATCTACAGGGAACCtgtgggctggattctgatctcagcgcCCCCAGGATCAATCCGGAGTCACCCCTGACTgaactgggggcagggctggattctgatctcagcccccAAGGGTCGATCCAGAGTCACTCCTGACTTCACTGAGGGCAGAGCCGGGTTCTGATCTCAGCCCCCCAGGATCAATCTGGAGTCACCCCTGACtgcacagggggcagggctgggttctGATCTCAGTCCCCTGGGATCAATCTGGAGTCAACTCCAACTGAGTTTTAAGGGAAGGTTCAGGTCTCAGCTGCTCTTTTCCCCTccacattcccccccaccccccatccttaACACTTAGCATTGAGCAGCACAGATACTCACCTCTGGACACTTCGCTCTGCCCggccagccagcagcctggagaggagACGGCTTGTTAGGGACCAGATCCCAGAGCGCCTGGATCCTACATTCTGAGCTCAGATCCCGCCATGGGCACACGCCCTGATCTCAAATCCCCCCCATAGGCACACGCCCTGGTCTCAGATCCGCCCCCCATTGGCACATGCCCTGGTCTCAGATCCCCCCCATGGGCACACGCCTGATCTCAGATTCCCCCCTGCATAGGCACACACCCTGGTCTCAGATCCCCCAATGGACACATGCCCTGGTCTCAGATCCCCCCCATAAGCACACATCCTGGCTGTCTCCAATACTCACTGAGAAAGAGGATGGTGAGAGCAGATACCAtgatggggcagtgagggggcccCTCAGCGCTGCCACCAAAGCCGCAGTGCCTGGCTCCACTGAGCTCCAAATAAGGAACTCAGCTGGTGGCTGCAGCTAGAGGAAGTTGATGATGTCTCATCTCTTCCTGCATCCATCACATCTTGTCTTTAATCTGCAGGCGAAATCTAACACAGCCAAAGTAAGCAGTGGTCACTGCAAAACTGAGGAAACCCTGAGACCTTCAGCTGGTCAATCATCATGCAGCTCGCAGCTTGTTCGTGTCTGTGGGGAGCGGGCACAGGTCACCCTCAATTTATCCTGCAGCCTTGGGGAAAGTGCaacaggctgggagccaggagaccaaAGGGTCTAGTCTTTAATCTTTGCCTGACCACGATTTCCATGCAGATTCCCCTCTCCCATCCTGTCCTTTCTTACATTCTGGAATCAAACCTCACCGGTGACACATGTAGGTAAAATTAATacgtgatcatgcaattaaaggcTGGCGTCATAATGCTTGTGCATGAGGGTGCAGAGTTTAGGTTGCTCAGAAAACTGTAACTGTGGCATTTCCCGGTGCTGGAGGGTTTGACTCTGCAGCCTTCCCACTCAGCCTGCAAACCTGCCCACGTGCACAACACCTGCCCTGGCACCGTGTGAGGAGCGGGCGCGATGGGGAACACCTGGGTTTGCTGCCTCTTGCACCATAGCTGAGCAGGGAGGATGGCTTTACACTGTAACGCCTGGTTCAAAGGGACTTTTCTCAGCGTGGTGAATTAAATAAACCGGGTTCAAAGGAAAACTGGAGGAAGAGAAATTCCATCCCGTGCCCCCAGCTGGGAGCGATCCAGGGACCTTCTAATGCCCCTGCAGAGACCCTGCCCCCGAGCTGGAGGAGACACTGTCAGTGGTTATGGGCCCAGGCCCCTAGAGAGGGATGTGACGCAGGCTTTGTTTATACTCCATTGGCTAGAGGGCAGGAggaagctgggggtcaggaaggTTTGACTCAgttctgggctctggcaggggagtgaggactagtggttagagctggggtggagatggggccagAGATCCTGGTGTAACCATCGCGGTGTCGCCCCTCCAGGGCTCGCACACAGCACTGGGCCAGGCCAGGGCTGCATTAAAAGTGCTTCAGCTTTCCAGCCAATGGGTCCCCATGAGCCTCCTTCAATCAGCCCCC is a window encoding:
- the LOC119846914 gene encoding leukocyte immunoglobulin-like receptor subfamily A member 6 isoform X1, giving the protein MVSALTILFLSCWLAGQSEVSRELPAPRPSISVSPSGVIVPGTAVTIRCQCRSEARRLFLYKGEIQIQELDVAGDGGEFTIPSARREDAGFYSCRSHSRSEPDPHDYVQIVVAELSYPKPSISLSPHWGVALGQTVTIRCECRCQKVTFLMYKLGNPDVRCWAKTAGDVAEFTIRNVSQRHTGSYSCQYSTKSDLSVWSHPSDPMELMVAGGTDPTQLGTVLTPTQPGSAWPGGLEPSAAPELSSPVIAGVSAAAASLLLLLGILCHRRTRGRKGPAPRESRESKAAATVDNLMGQGKQLDVLEPGTEGLTYIELDRQKLQAKRGGPAPPPEPVLYAAINVTQGPHGQHPWDAGGTLPPPP
- the LOC119846914 gene encoding leukocyte immunoglobulin-like receptor subfamily B member 3 isoform X2, with the protein product MVSALTILFLSCWLAGQSEVSRELSYPKPSISLSPHWGVALGQTVTIRCECRCQKVTFLMYKLGNPDVRCWAKTAGDVAEFTIRNVSQRHTGSYSCQYSTKSDLSVWSHPSDPMELMVAGGTDPTQLGTVLTPTQPGSAWPGGLEPSAAPELSSPVIAGVSAAAASLLLLLGILCHRRTRGRKGPAPRESRESKAAATVDNLMGQGKQLDVLEPGTEGLTYIELDRQKLQAKRGGPAPPPEPVLYAAINVTQGPHGQHPWDAGGTLPPPP